In Methanosarcina barkeri MS, a single window of DNA contains:
- a CDS encoding beta-ribofuranosylaminobenzene 5'-phosphate synthase encodes MIKVVTPSRLHLTLIDLNAEIGRVDGGAGITLEYPGLEISASKADNIEIIGNSLLAGKMQKAVQALLPTGEGIKLHIKDSLPDHVGLGSGTQASLSAAVAVNRTYGLGKSVRELAVAVGRGGTSGIGVAAFENGGFILDGGHKFKDKGAFSPSSASHVPPGPVLFRRNFPDWSIVLAIPEGKGAHDAEEVDIFKRYCPIPLAEVQEISHVILMQMLPALVEEDLETFGKAINHIQTVGFKKREVGLQSQTVLDIMNYMRDNGASGSGISSFGPVVYGIVGSVEEGKRLQQETQRMLDESLGGRVLLTKGRNRGADISGGPD; translated from the coding sequence ATGATTAAAGTAGTGACCCCATCCAGACTCCATCTTACCCTGATAGACCTCAATGCAGAGATAGGCAGGGTCGATGGGGGAGCGGGAATCACCCTGGAATATCCCGGCCTGGAAATTTCTGCGAGTAAAGCTGATAATATAGAGATCATCGGTAATTCTCTTCTAGCAGGCAAAATGCAAAAAGCTGTACAGGCCCTTCTTCCAACAGGAGAAGGAATAAAGCTGCATATTAAAGATAGTCTTCCTGATCATGTAGGACTCGGTTCCGGAACCCAGGCCTCACTGTCGGCAGCAGTAGCCGTAAACAGAACTTATGGACTGGGAAAAAGCGTTAGAGAACTTGCAGTCGCGGTCGGCAGGGGCGGCACATCCGGGATAGGGGTTGCTGCTTTTGAAAATGGTGGTTTTATCTTGGATGGGGGGCATAAGTTCAAGGATAAAGGTGCATTTTCTCCTTCTTCAGCCAGCCACGTACCTCCTGGTCCTGTCCTTTTCAGAAGAAACTTTCCTGACTGGTCTATTGTCCTTGCAATTCCTGAAGGTAAAGGGGCGCACGATGCGGAAGAAGTGGATATTTTCAAGAGGTATTGTCCAATTCCTCTCGCCGAAGTTCAGGAAATTTCCCATGTGATCCTCATGCAGATGCTTCCTGCACTTGTCGAGGAAGACTTGGAAACTTTCGGAAAAGCGATTAACCACATCCAAACTGTAGGTTTCAAGAAAAGGGAAGTCGGACTTCAGTCACAGACTGTCCTGGATATCATGAATTACATGCGTGACAACGGCGCGAGTGGCTCGGGCATCAGTTCTTTTGGGCCGGTAGTTTACGGAATTGTCGGAAGCGTCGAGGAAGGTAAAAGACTCCAGCAAGAAACCCAGCGCATGCTTGACGAGTCCCTTGGTGGGAGAGTCCTGCTCACAAAGGGAAGGAATCGGGGTGCTGACATCTCTGGAGGGCCAGATTGA